In the genome of Rhizobium sp. NXC24, one region contains:
- the hxsB gene encoding His-Xaa-Ser system radical SAM maturase HxsB — protein sequence MTVFPLKFRPCGAGYLFADDAGGYFKADVRFLNRYATGKLMAVDRDFLEANGHAFNEIGDPAYMGFAYRWAQRLHRSQELNYVILVPTLRCNLACAYCQVSRVNESTLGFDWTDETLERVLRFLDAMTSASVKIEFQGGEPLLRLDLLKKVRAFARRKFQEVSFTVCTNLQSVSEEAWDFLDAPDVFVSTSLDGELSTHERQRTPNAHDTQQFVSNLRYAIERLGQVKVSALPTLDINKLPSASEIINTFGRFGFRSIFLRPVNHQGFARKRFQTTGLEDKWSAYHTDFIDALIEHNWTAAQPVEEFYFTHCLRRVLHGGHNQHVDLRNPNILGRDYIVIDYDGTFYPTDEARMVTRVGQVDLSIGDLWNGIDQSKLDVLNEESSNSFHPDCIHCPYQAACGADVVDDLSRYGRIDLPKADTAFCRRHTAIFDKIFELLYSDDEKVQKSLAVWAGIPEFDPSLAPVHT from the coding sequence CTATGCGACCGGAAAGCTAATGGCCGTGGATAGGGATTTTCTTGAAGCGAATGGTCATGCGTTCAATGAGATAGGCGACCCGGCCTATATGGGATTTGCCTACCGATGGGCCCAACGATTGCATCGTTCTCAAGAGCTGAATTACGTCATTCTGGTTCCGACCCTCCGTTGCAATTTGGCGTGTGCCTACTGTCAGGTGTCTCGGGTGAACGAGAGCACTTTAGGCTTTGATTGGACGGATGAGACGCTTGAGCGCGTTCTCCGATTTCTCGACGCCATGACTTCCGCGAGCGTCAAAATCGAGTTCCAGGGTGGCGAGCCACTGCTCCGATTAGACTTATTGAAGAAGGTTCGCGCTTTCGCTCGCCGCAAGTTCCAAGAAGTTTCCTTTACGGTATGCACCAATTTGCAATCGGTCTCGGAAGAAGCTTGGGATTTTCTGGATGCCCCGGACGTCTTCGTGAGCACGTCACTCGACGGCGAACTCTCGACGCATGAGCGACAACGAACCCCAAATGCCCACGATACGCAGCAATTTGTATCGAACCTCCGCTATGCCATCGAGCGCTTGGGTCAGGTAAAAGTCTCGGCTCTCCCGACGCTAGACATCAACAAGTTGCCGAGCGCTTCCGAGATCATTAATACGTTTGGTAGGTTCGGATTTCGGTCCATTTTCCTTCGGCCTGTCAATCATCAAGGTTTTGCTAGAAAAAGATTTCAGACCACCGGTCTCGAAGACAAATGGAGTGCTTATCACACCGATTTTATCGATGCGCTGATCGAGCACAATTGGACCGCCGCTCAGCCGGTCGAGGAGTTTTATTTCACTCACTGCCTGCGCCGGGTTCTGCATGGCGGCCACAATCAGCACGTCGACCTTCGTAATCCGAATATCCTCGGGCGAGACTACATCGTTATTGACTACGACGGCACCTTCTATCCGACGGACGAAGCCAGGATGGTCACGAGGGTCGGACAGGTCGATCTTAGCATTGGCGATCTATGGAATGGTATCGACCAGTCGAAACTAGACGTACTGAACGAAGAATCTTCCAATTCATTCCATCCCGATTGCATTCATTGTCCGTACCAGGCCGCTTGCGGCGCAGACGTCGTTGACGATCTATCCCGTTACGGGCGCATCGATCTGCCGAAGGCCGACACAGCCTTCTGTCGCCGTCATACCGCAATCTTCGACAAGATCTTCGAGCTGCTCTATTCGGACGATGAGAAAGTCCAAAAGAGCCTCGCCGTGTGGGCCGGAATTCCAGAATTCGATCCGTCACTGGCGCCGGTACACACATGA